The DNA segment AGCGCTAAAAAAAACTGAATTAGGTTTAAAGAGCTGTTTTCCAGGTGATTCCAACCTCGATAAATTTATATTAGTTGTACAGCGTTTTGTAGACGGGAACATCTATTGGCACCAACAATCCCAAAGATACGGTGATTTTGAATATGATTATTACACAGTAAAATACACCGCCCCTAACCTATCTATATCTAGTATCTTTTTAAAAGAACAACTTATATCTTCTACGCAGCTGCAGGATGCTCAGGAATCAGTCTATTTTTTACAACCCGCAATAGAAAAAAGCTTCTTTCGTAAGGGAAAGGGAAGTCCTATTGAAAATGGCCTTCGTTTCTTAGAAAGTTCATGTAGCGTCGTATCTGGCTTTCAAAGTCGAATAGGACATGAGCGTACACTTTCAAAGTCCTCTCTTTGCCCTTACGCTGAGGTTTATTCTTCTGCCTTAATTCTGGATTTATTACACGGGGTCTCAGCCAATCCAAAACTTTTTTCCACACTCAACGACTTCTTAACTGATCAGTCTAATGAAGGAAAATTTAACTTTTTTACGCAAAGAAGTTTCTTGCCTGATGATGTAGATAGCACGGCGTTCTGTACATTGGCCTTATTAAGGCATGCTAATATTAATATGGAAAAGTTCAGGGCGGTTAGCAAAAAAATTCTGGATAATGTCAATGAAGAAGGAATTATCCAAGTTTACTTTCCTCCACAAGGAGAACGTAAAAATCGTATTGATGCGACTATATGCGCCAGTGCAATGCGTTTAATATACCAAGCCGGATTGGACGCTGATGCAAAAAAAACTGAAGATTACATGTACCAAACATTAGAAAGTAAAACTTATCTTGCAGGTACTTGGTTTTACCCCTCACCCGATGTATTTCTGTATTACCTATCTAAAGCTATTATTCTTGCTCCTCGAGCTTTAGATAGATTTTATCCTTTACTCGTTGAAAATCTACACGAACGATTAGATACAACGATGGATCCTTTAGATCTTGCTATGAGAATATTAATCGTTACTACACTTGGGCTAGATACAAACGATGCAATTTTAGAAAAGGTTAATGATGAAAAGCTCAAGCTTGAGTCTCTACAAAAGCAAGATGGATCCTGGCCTAAAGATGCGCTTTACAAAGCAGGACGATCAGATACTTATTTTGGTGGTAAAGAAATAAGCACTGCTTTTTCAGTGAGTGCCTTACGAGCTCTACAAACTTTGGAATTAAAAAAGAGTAATGCAATGCTAGAAACTAAA comes from the Rickettsiella endosymbiont of Rhagonycha lignosa genome and includes:
- a CDS encoding terpene synthase family protein; the encoded protein is MKNYQLVGPRPLDPENDVGKDMAVAFNLGTIKSEKYGEALIEGHFLCALPFGHFPEISKERSEEAEKDAIDWAIKIGLIRENDQYYEKFVSIGIGKAAVLTAANDVRLYTHFLIYFFCLDDLISDFKFFKQNISPPTYQEIKEALEIFISVIRGNYTHLNQIPKSSFPLFIPFCTALFMIRQEALSSKKDIVHLIEEIVKNLRSVLWERECVEHNKMKTYSTDEYKFSRNWTIAVRPSVEASILPNDIVVSEEVRKHPLFEQYFQQACIQIALVNDTLSLKKEIMSDEFQTDNFVLVKNKKYSLQKSIQKTVKKANDLVIALKKTELGLKSCFPGDSNLDKFILVVQRFVDGNIYWHQQSQRYGDFEYDYYTVKYTAPNLSISSIFLKEQLISSTQLQDAQESVYFLQPAIEKSFFRKGKGSPIENGLRFLESSCSVVSGFQSRIGHERTLSKSSLCPYAEVYSSALILDLLHGVSANPKLFSTLNDFLTDQSNEGKFNFFTQRSFLPDDVDSTAFCTLALLRHANINMEKFRAVSKKILDNVNEEGIIQVYFPPQGERKNRIDATICASAMRLIYQAGLDADAKKTEDYMYQTLESKTYLAGTWFYPSPDVFLYYLSKAIILAPRALDRFYPLLVENLHERLDTTMDPLDLAMRILIVTTLGLDTNDAILEKVNDEKLKLESLQKQDGSWPKDALYKAGRSDTYFGGKEISTAFSVSALRALQTLELKKSNAMLETKEEMNEHSKPAASGGHRAWISG